The DNA region AAGTATATCAAGCAAGCTGATTTTTAGAAAACTGCTTTATCTTTTTTAGACATTGTGTGTTTGGGTGGTTTTTGCAGAGtcagagaacaaaacaaaccacagtCCTTGCTCCAGTGATTGACCTGAAACGAGGCAGCTCCTCTGATGAGAGACAGATTGTGGACACTCCCCCTCACGTGGCAGCTGGGCTGAAGGTAAGCCCAGGGCAGCTGAAAGTTCCAGATGCTTTGGAAGTTGAGTGTTTCCTAGTGGTCAAAAAACTGATTATTTTCTGAGAATATCTTCCTCTGCTGAGAgtttttaattaacatttcaaCTTCATTCAGACTTACGTGTGGTGCAGCATGGAATTACCATGGTTAATGTGCAGTTATAAAAAAGTGTTCTTAGAATCCTGGACATCTTAGAATCCTAGAATCCTTCAAATTACTTGGCATGACAGCAATTTGGGTAGGTAAATAATAACTATAATTGTGTTTGCACCAGTGTTGGAACTGGACCTGTATAACAATCAACTGATAAATAAAAGAACTAAAGCCACCTAaccttttaaattaatttctcgTGGTAAGGAATCAAGAGAaactttccctgcagcttttTCAAGGGAGAAGTTATGAAATGGTTCTTTCAGATTAGAGAACAGTCTGTTGTGCCTTTGTTGGTATTGCATTAATAGCAGCTGATAAAAATCCTGATGAGATTGTGTGGGAGGACCCTGCAGATGGTTGCAGCAAAAAGATGTCATAAAACTTCTAATAATGCATTAATGGGGTTTGAAaaattcctgtccctgcagatttgctgctgctttgcattttGCAAGGGGAGAAGGTGGTTCTTTCTTCATGGGAAAAATTTTATGTAATGAGAGACTGGATGAAATGTTAGgtttaaataaaaccaagatTTCTTCCAGCACCAGTGGGATTAGGATATTACCTGACGTTACAGAAGGAATCAGAAGTGttaaatttttcctttccagctgtGTGTTGTTTTCAGATCTCAGCTCAAAaaagaatttctcttttttccaggATCCTGTCCCCAGTGGTTTTTCTGCAGGAGATGTGCTGATTCCCCTGGCAGATGAGTATGATCCCATGTTCCCAAATGACTACGAGAAGGTGGTGAAACGTCAGAGGGAggagcggcagcggcagcgggagctggagaggcagAAGGAGATtgaggagagagaaaagtaAGGCTTTTGTTTAGAGGCTTGACATAGTGTCTAAATAACCATGtcaatttatttaattttatctcTCTACATTCTTGGAAGTTCTTAGAGTGTGAATACTGCATGCTTGTAGAAACAAGAGCAGTCTTTTCATTAATATGTTTTAATGCTCTGGGTAAAAATCACTAAATAGTGCAAAAACAATAAGAATTATCAGCTTTGCAAGTCCCTTGTCaaaattattctaaatttaCTTTGTTTCAATAATAGCAGCAATATTTGAGTATTTCATGCATTGTTAGCAGACTTTGACCTTGCAGGTGTTTTAGAGTATTTGATGTCATTGTCACCTGACTACAGAAAAACGTCTTCAGCACTCAGTGATGGAGCCAGCCTTTCTGCTTCTAAAAACTACAAACTGATCCATGGATGCATTCAGTTTTAAATGTAGCTAGTACAGCCTTTGAGAGGCATaattgcatttccttttttaatactCTGTAATCACTAATTTAATTATTAAGTAAGTTAATTATATGTTTATTAATCTGTTGTCtctgaacaaaagaaaatactgctttatttttaatgccCTTTCCCTGAAATAAGAAATCTCTGTAATCATATTAAGGAAGTTGAATGCAGATTCAGTATCTGATTGTTATAAGTGGTAAAATGTCTGCCAGCCATGCAGAAGATCACATTGGCTCATTTCAAGTGAAGTGAATAAACCATCCTCATCACAGTATGAATCATCTGGAATTACAGTTCTGCTGCCCTGTTTAGATTGTGGAGATTAATATCTCTAGTCATTGGGTCTTCTCTGTCTTCTCATGGTTTTAACTTTGTTGTTTTGATGAAGAAGGAATGCCTGAGGCTCTGCCCTTCTGGCATGCAAGACCTCAGGAATCTGGGATGTCATTCCCAGAGCTTCAGCTTTGACTGCTCTTTAGTTAcatttttatacatataaaCATTAGAGAAAAGAGGtgaaaaatacataataaattCTGATTTCAAGCAGGGAAACAATCTCAGCCAAACCTTCATCAGATGTGGGCTTTGGAAGTTCAGGCTgggcatttgttttgatttcatAGGGTAGAGATTCAGAAATTCTGTGTGGTTCCACAGTAAATCTGTTTTTGTCATCCTTTAGCACAGTTTTGGTGGCTGTGCTAGGAACAAGATTTCATTTGTGCACTAGGTGTGCACTTAACTTTTAAGGAAaagtgcttttcctttttgttgttttaaaatgagCAATTTCCTGATCACATCAGAGAACAGCTGAAGTGCAAACAAATCTTGAAGCATTCCTTCTTATTAGAAATTATTCCTGAATCTTATTTTAATTGCTAAGCAAGTGTCTCAACAATCTGATGTTTAAGCATGaggatatttttttattcagtaaATGATACTGGTCTGTGTAGTCTGTGATGGGAAATGTAAAAGGGGTTCTGTCCAAAGCAGGGTGATTGATTAATTAATGTGTTACCTTGCTCTCTCTTCCATGCAAGGCCTATTCCATTCAGTCACTGTTCTGTTTGGACAAGATTTATTCAGattcttcctcctttccatGCATTCTTCTTGGCTCACTTGCAAGTACAAAATAATCTTGACTTAGATCCATCTTCTGTTTGACCAAAAATGCCCCGTGATggtaaaagcaaagaaacaaatggTGAAGGTGTTAACTTGCACTTTCATGGGAATTGTGTTAATGCCAGTTGGATGGAGCAGAATAATTCACCCTGCAGAGGTGGGATCACAAATTAAAAGCAAGAGTTAACTCCCATGGTTTCTCATCCTGACTTGCTGTGTCTCCTAGAAGGCGTAAGGACAGACATGAAGCCAGTGGCTTTTCACGACGACCAGACCCAGATtctgatgaagatgaagattaTGAGAGGGAGAGACGGAAAAGAAGTAAGGAACTGCTTATGGTTCTGGAgtggaaggaggagaaaaagagggaggGGAATTCACAGTCCTGTTTCATGGATTTCTCTGTCCTCACTTGAGTACACTGTTAATTCTGAGCCTTTGGAATAAAGGCATTTTATTACAACATAACAGAATGTAGAATACTGGTATTTTTCCATGGAGCCAGGTGGCAGCCAAATTACTTGTGGAAATACCTCTGTTTAACCTTACTTTGTATACCTGTTGTAAGTTTCTGCATGGTGTAGGTTCCAGGGAAGGGATGAGGTATGACATAAATCAGTCTGTGGGAATCTGAGTTTTCACTATTGCAGCTTTTCATTCCTGCATTTGTTACATCAGTGCCCTTAGAGCTTGTCAAATGATGTGAGTCAGAAATAAGTCTTTGCATAAACAAAATTAGTCTTTATTGTCTTTCAGCAACAAAGTTACAGTAAATAATTCAAGTCTGTTGTGATATCCTCCAAATGTGTTGTGTTCTTGCTCACAGGTATGGGAGGAGCTGCCATTGCACCACCCACTTCTCTTGTGGAGAAGGACAAAGAACGTGAGTACTCCAAAATCCTCTCCTCTGAACCCAGCAGTGTTCATTTCCTGCTCAACTTTCTATTTAGTTaattcctcctgcttttcccgTTGGATTCTTTGTAGCAGCAGGACATGAACAAGTTCTTTGTTCTTggggggaggctgtgggggacCTGTGATGCTGCCCTGCTTCACATCTCTGTGCTGAAGAAATCTTTCTGTACTGCTGGACAGGTGGCTTGGCAAACTGGGCTCTTACAACCATGTGCCACTTCTGATATGAAAGAAATATCATAGGCAGGTTTCTCTGGGTAGATTAGAAACCTCCACAGTCtggagaaggaatttttccatTGCTCTTTCCTTGAGGAGGTACTTAGTGAGTATCTTTTCTAAAGGACTTTTGCACTAGAGACAGAATTTTATAAGTTTTTCCAGGATGCAGTTTAGCTGAAGAGATTTGTGTGCAGTGGTGGTGTGAGGATCTCAGTTGTCCACGAGATGGCATCATCCTGCTAGAGGAACAAAaccattcctttatttttttccatgtctaACTGCTgtaaattttgaaatttaaagcAATTACCAGTATGTTTCTGCttaataataagaaaaaaatcttatgcacacaaaattttttttaagagtccTCATTGTATTTATGACAAGATTAAAATGTAGAAAGTACCTCAGAACTTAAGTGAATGATACAGTGAAAGCATTTGATATGTATAAACAGTCAAAAGAGAAAGACATTTTTTGGGTAAATAATTAAGAGCAATTGATCAGTGTCAAGGAAAAGTAAATATAGGCTGGAAATAGAAATATCCTTAAGGGGagagtttttaaaatgtgacaAGGAAATCTTTGTACTGCCTCTTACTTGGTGCTCAAATCCAGGctggaagaaaacaagaaaatattgGTATAGCAAAAGTCCCATAGTCCGGTCCATCTTCTGTTTAAATAggaattatttttcctcatatTATATCCTCAAACTTCATGTCTGACCTTTTATTTGATAAGATACAAGAGCTAGTGtacaagaaaatattctgaaatcaGGTCAGTCTGATAAAAGTCCAttcaaaagggattttttttctagtaggcttttttaattttcattttgctatTTGACTGGTCAGTGGAAGGTGATTTAATAATCTAACCAGTATGATTGAGATATCCAGATCCATCTCCAGGAATAGCTGCAGTTCAGAAATTTCCAGTGAGATGAGTTGCATTCATTCTTTTTAATAGACTGATTTCTCTGCAAATGTGCAGTGTATTTTTATTACAGTCCTTGGGCCTTGAGTTGTGTGCATTGATCCATTTTTGTCTTAATTCTCTTCCTGGTGAATGAGAGTTTGTCCTCTGCATAATCTCTTTGTAGTGCAGGTGGTCTCTTAAtgttctttttctccatttaatAAGAGGTTAATGAATGCATTCTAGAGGTGTGGAAATCTATATCTAATGAGGATATAGATTCTATATTGGATTGGATTCAAATCCAATCTATATCCAATAAGGAAAACCCAGAATAACTCAGATGTTGTTTCAGAGAGAGAAGTGAGGGGATGTCAAAACAGAATGTGCAAAGGAAACATTCTTCTGATTTGGATTTATGTGTAAAACCTTTTCATAGTTTGTTAggattttattgaaaaaaacccaaatgtgtctgttttttccagctgtagcaTCATTCCCATATGAGGAGGAGTCAAGACCTCGGGCACCTTCTTCCAAAGCAGCAATTCCTCCCCCAGTGTATGATGAGCCAGAGAGACCTCGTTCCCCCACAGGACCCAGCAACTCCTTCCTTGCCAACATGGGGTAAATCAACCAGTGACTCCTGCACATTTTGTGGAAAAAGGCATTGGAAGGTGGTGGAAACCAAAAGCCTGAAATAGTTTGTCAGGAGAGAAGAGCACAACCCATTGCATGTGTGGGGTTAGTCTGAGTTCAGAGAGTCCAAACTGGCAGGatagaggaaaaaatgtggatTGACAGGATTTGGAAAAACACATCTGAGGTGGTTGCATTCAAGGCTGTGCTTTTAAGCCACACTCCACCATAAAGTGTTTATGCCACTGAAGTGTACTTGAAAACACAGGTGGCATGTTAGTTCTTTAGGTTACTTTTCCAGCTTTCTCTTAAATTTGCTACATACCAGCAAATTGATATTTCAAATcatttcagctctgctttgttGTAAAATTCAGAGTGTATTTTGCATGAATgtagcagctgtggctgcaaatCTGCCCATTTACTTTCCTGCCTTGTATGTGATGTTGTGTCAACTACTCTGGCAACAAATGAAGGTGAATCTATAGCTAAAAACAGCTTAGAGACCTCATTTTTGggtttgatggggtttttttaaattgtccAGAAAAAGATAACCAAACTTGGTACAGTTGGACCAGCTTGTGTATTGCCACCACCTCTAATTAGTATTACCATGGAACCCTGACTTCATTGAAGGAAGGGCTAAAAATCTGACCTGACCTGCCTTACTTTGACCACACAATTGGCTATTTCTTCTGTGACTTAGTGCTTTAATCTTTCAGCATTACATAGCCAGACTTTTTAGCCTTTTTAGCCTTttgcttagaaaaaaaatcatgtaagTTGTAGAAGCTCCTGTACTTTCTGCCCCTGTGTAAGGCAGTTTTAGGAGGTAGGATATTTGAGCACTCAGGAGAAATGCAGTGTTAATGTTTTGTGGAAGAAcctttatgaattttttttctttttctcattgcaGGGGGACAGTAGCTCACAAAATCATGCAGAAATATGGTTTCAGAGAGGGCCAGGGACTGGGCAAACATGAacaggggctcagcacagcactgtcaGTAGAGAAAACAAGCAAGAGGGGTGGCAAGATCATTGTTGGTGAATCTACAGAAAAAGGTAATTGTGTCCTGCACCAAGAGTGTGAGAAATGAAGCTCCTGGGTTTCTGTTTACAATCTGTCCTTGTTGAAAACATTGGAGTTGGGAAAATGAGTCATATTTGTTCTTGtggaaatttattatttttttatcttcgTGTAGAGTGATTCTGTATGCATTTTTTTAGCtcatccttcccttcctcttttaGTGTTGGGGAAGCATCTTCACTTCCAGGGCTgatcctgctctgcccctgtaGCTTTTTCCCTGTCACATCCTGTTGATATTGCtctcattttcctgctcttgTCTGATCTTGAGACAACATCCAGGCTTCTGAGCACAAGTGGTAGAAGTCAGAATACTTGTAGTTCTTGTGATACAATTCTGAGCTTAGGAATTATTTCCCTCTCAGAAGTAGTACATTGTTAGTGTTACTGCTGAACTCACACCTTTGGAAGTTATTTTCCTGCTTACTGTCATTCCAGGTAGCTACAAGTTGTGAATAACTATTCCTCACCAATATGAAAGTACATTTTGTAGCTTTTATTCCATTTGATCAATAAGATTCTGATAAAAGTCCCTAATTGAGCTTTAATCTTAAATTATACCATTATTCACTGTTTTGTCTTCAAACAGAAACAGGCAAGAAGGCAGATTCCAACCCCTTAACTGAGATCCTGAAATGCCCAACTAAAGTGGTCTTACTGAGGGTGAGTTGGGAGTAAGGGAATGTGTCTTGGTGCTGaaatgtttaaatttctgttcCTGATACAAAACTCTGCACAGTTCAAATGGTTCTGGCCTGCACCCACAGTGTTCTGTGTTCTGGAGGAATTATGTGACTTCTGGGGTACAGGCTGTGACTTTAAATCAACACTGCTTTAATTTGTGCAGTTCCCTTGCCTTTGGACAGGGAACTGTCTCCTCCTGTAGCTGTTAAGCTTTTAAAGTGTTTGTGGTCACAGTTCACAGAGCATCTGTGATTTGTCTACACAATCACCTGCACAGACTCCATGCGCTgagttgggtttgtttttgacTTTCAGAACATGGTTGGTGCTGGGGAGGTGGATGAAGACCTTGAAGTTGAAACTAAGGAGGAATGTGAGAAATATGGCAAGGTTGGGAAATGTGTCATCTTTGAGGTAAGAGATAATCTGTCTCTATTTTTGGCTGCTCTGAAAGCAAACTGGGCACTCATCCCTCACACCTGGAGTGTTACTGCCTAAGAGAGGCATACATAGAAACTCTCTCAGGGTCCTTTACTGTGTTGGAATTCTGGATTTTCTGTATCTGTAAGATACAAGCTTCTAACAATAGCAACTGTGTAAAAACCACTTGAGTATTTTGTTTCTGGAACCTTTTTATTTCGTTCTTTCACTGCCTTTGTGAAGAAAAGCAATTGAAAACAATGTTCTCACTACTGTTTTAATTACTTAtggcttggggtttttgtttttttcagatcCCTGGTGCCCCTGATGATGAAGCTGTAAGAATATTTTTAGAGTTTGAACGGGTTGAATCTGCCATCAAAGGTAGGATCCTAAATTGTGTCCTGTGCAGCTCAGAGCTAACTTCTGTAGAGAGATTAAACAGTCTCGCTGGTCAGGCTGTTTAGTTAAAGGgatgtttattttattgaatTGCAGCTTGCTGATCTGCTCTTTGTTTCAATTCCAGCTGTTGTGGATCTAAATGGAAGATACTTTGGAGGCAGAGTGGTGAAGGCTTGTTTCTACAACCTGGACAAGTTCAGAGTGCTGGATCTGGCAGAACaagtttgattttaaaaatctagcTCGAGGTGTCATTGTTTTG from Ammospiza nelsoni isolate bAmmNel1 chromosome 5, bAmmNel1.pri, whole genome shotgun sequence includes:
- the RBM17 gene encoding splicing factor 45, coding for MSLYDDLGVETSDSKTEGWSKNFKLLQSQLQVKKAALTQAKSQRTKQTTVLAPVIDLKRGSSSDERQIVDTPPHVAAGLKDPVPSGFSAGDVLIPLADEYDPMFPNDYEKVVKRQREERQRQRELERQKEIEEREKRRKDRHEASGFSRRPDPDSDEDEDYERERRKRSMGGAAIAPPTSLVEKDKEPVASFPYEEESRPRAPSSKAAIPPPVYDEPERPRSPTGPSNSFLANMGGTVAHKIMQKYGFREGQGLGKHEQGLSTALSVEKTSKRGGKIIVGESTEKETGKKADSNPLTEILKCPTKVVLLRNMVGAGEVDEDLEVETKEECEKYGKVGKCVIFEIPGAPDDEAVRIFLEFERVESAIKAVVDLNGRYFGGRVVKACFYNLDKFRVLDLAEQV